The following coding sequences lie in one Methylosinus sp. PW1 genomic window:
- a CDS encoding (2Fe-2S)-binding protein, which translates to MTTLTLTVNGRGYDIDVAPDTPLLWAIRENIGLTGTKYGCGIAQCGACTVHVDGEAVRACSVQVGDVVGKKITTIEGLGRDGALHRLQEAWIAHDVPQCGYCQSGLLMAAAALLRENPRPTDKDIDEAITNICRCGTFQQAREAIHAAAKA; encoded by the coding sequence ATGACGACCCTTACGCTGACCGTCAATGGGCGTGGCTACGACATAGACGTCGCGCCGGACACGCCGTTGCTCTGGGCGATCCGCGAGAATATCGGCCTCACGGGCACGAAATACGGTTGCGGCATCGCGCAATGCGGCGCTTGCACCGTGCATGTGGACGGCGAGGCGGTGCGCGCTTGCAGCGTGCAGGTCGGCGATGTCGTCGGCAAGAAGATCACCACCATAGAGGGGCTCGGCCGGGACGGCGCTCTGCATCGGCTGCAAGAGGCGTGGATCGCGCATGATGTGCCGCAATGCGGCTATTGCCAGAGCGGGCTGCTGATGGCGGCCGCCGCACTGCTGCGCGAGAATCCGCGTCCGACCGACAAGGACATAGACGAGGCGATCACCAATATCTGCCGCTGCGGCACGTTCCAGCAGGCGCGTGAGGCCATTCACGCCGCCGCCAAGGCCTGA